The following coding sequences are from one Eleginops maclovinus isolate JMC-PN-2008 ecotype Puerto Natales chromosome 11, JC_Emac_rtc_rv5, whole genome shotgun sequence window:
- the bnip1b gene encoding vesicle transport protein SEC20, whose protein sequence is MASSADVHVRICGQEIIKYDLEIKALVQDIRDCPGPQSTLMELNSQVKEKFNKLRLRIQDLEQMAREQDRETDRLAILAETESQRRQMLSNQTVWRKANLACKLCIDHTEKDELLRGGDYQSTRQRKVTKECLVETSSNITESLMSISRMMSEQVKQSEDTIGTLATSSRTVLETNEEFKSMTGTIHLGRKLILKYNRRELTDKLLIFLALALFLATVLYILKKRLFPFI, encoded by the exons ATGGCGTCTTCCGCGGATGTCCACGTCCGAATTTGTGGCCAAGAAATTATCAAGTATGACCTGGAAATTAAGGCACTTgttcag GACATCAGGGATTGTCCTGGACCTCAGTCAACTCTCATGGAGCTCAACTCTCAGGTCAAAGAGAAGTTCAACAAGCTGAGACTCAGAATACAG GATCTGGAACAGATGGCCAGAGAGCaggacagagagacggacagactGGCAATCCTGGCAGAGACAGAAAGCCAGCGAAGACAAATGCTGAG TAACCAGACAGTGTGGAGGAAAGCAAACCTGGCCTGTAAACTCTGCATCGACCACACTGAGAAGGATGAGCTTCTGCGTGGAGGAGATTACCAGAGCACCAGACAGAG gaaGGTGACAAAAGAATGCCTTGTGGAAACCAGCAGCAACATCACAGAGAGTTTGATGTCTATAAGCAGAATGATGTCTGAACAAGTGAAGCAGAGTGAGGACACCATCGGCACTCTGg ccacctcctccaggaCAGTGCTAGAAACCAACGAGGAGTTTAAAAGCATGACAGGAACCATCCACCTGGGGAGGAAACTGATCCTGAAGTACAACCGGCGTGAGCTGACAGACAAGCTGCTCATTTTCCTCGCTCTGGCCCTCTTCCTCGCCACCGTCCTCTACATCCTTAAGAAGCGTCTCTTTCCCTTCATTTAG
- the LOC134872159 gene encoding uncharacterized protein LOC134872159, with the protein MAEGSANVNVSAANLPPGDPQLINMIVEHLKNQGLFDEFRRDCLADVDTKPAYQNLRQKVDNYVTSNLSTQDWNPSINKNQMRNGLRQSVVQSGMLESGVDRIITQVVDPKMNHTFRPHIETAIHDFLSGDRREENASSCNSAPSEQIELQEAPSASCPKTPFMPANVSAVILLLLACQQVLTMELHDVQEKPLGQAKRRLSPQTTAEIQSCLVSSGDVGCGTFQCFNNNSCEIQGLHQICLTLLHNAGRYDSQGKSFVKDALRCMALGLRQRFSCVSRRCSAVKEMVFSLQRDCYSKHQLCLALRDHMDTMGNLVQFRLMFPPGPYVELMNFLLKCGEDVRLWVGQRLRGQCEQHWGGLCSSFGSACSLSQSDDLEVTISTPPPTPAWPTERPLQQPARATEDGNTLGQLNSTTGSGSPVPEKSNVTAS; encoded by the exons ATGGCGGAGGGAAGCGCTAACGTTAACGTAAGTGCAGCCAATCTGCCTCCGGGAGACCCGCAGCTGATAAATATGATTGTGGAGCATCTGAAAAACCAGGGGCTTTTTGATGAGTTCCGTCGGGACTGTCTCGCCGACGTTGATACAAAG CCTGCCTATCAGAACCTGCGACAGAAAGTGGACAACTATGTCACTTCCAACCTGAGCACACAGGACTGGAACCCCTCCATCAACAAGAACCAGATGAGGAACGGACTGAGACAAAGTGTTGTTCA atCTGGCATGCTGGAGTCTGGGGTGGACAGGATCATCACTCAGGTCGTGGACCCCAAGATGAACCACACTTTCCGGCCACACATAGAAACTGCCATCCACGACTTCTTGTCAGgggacaggagggaggagaacgCCTCAAGTTGTAACTCTGCACCGTCTGAACAGATAGAACTGCAGGAAGCCCCGTCTGCCTCTTGCCCCAAAACCCCCT TTATGCCGGCGAACGTCTCCGCTGTGATTCTTCTGCTGCTGGCCTGTCAACAGGTGCTGACCATGGAGCTGCATGATGTCCAGGAGAAACCACTGGGCCAGGCCAAGAGACGCCTCTCTCCGCAGACCACAG CGGAAATTCAGAGTTGCCTGGTGAGTTCAGGGGATGTCGGCTGTGGGACTTTTCAGTGTTTCAACAACAACTCCTGTGAAATTCAAGGTCTGCACCAAATCTGTCTCACTCTGCTGCACAACGCTGGGCGCTACGACTCACAG GGTAAGTCCTTTGTGAAGGATGCGTTGCGGTGCATGGCGCTGGGCCTGCGGCAGCGCTTCAGCTGTGTGAGCCGCCGGTGCTCAGCGGTGAAGGAGATGGTGTTCTCGCTGCAGAGAGACTGCTACTCCAAACACCAGCTCTGCCTGGCGCTGCGAGACCACATGGACACCATGGGCAACCTGGTCCAGTTCCGCCTCATGTTCCCCCCGgg ACCATATGTGGAGCTGATGAACTTCCTGTTGAAGTGTGGAGAAGACGTCAGGCTGTGGGTCGGCCAGCGGCTGCGCGGACAGTGTGAGCAACACTGGGGGGGGCTGTGCAGCAGCTTTGGCAGCGCATGCTCTCTCAGCCAATCGGACGACCTGGAGGTTACCATCtcaacaccaccaccaacccCGGCTTGGCCTACTGAAAGACCCCTTCAGCAGCCCGCCAGAGCCACTGAGGATGGAAACACGCTTGGTCAGCTCAACAGCACAACTGGATCTGGTTCACCTGTGCCTGAGAAATCCAATGTCACCGCTTCATAA
- the htatsf1 gene encoding LOW QUALITY PROTEIN: HIV Tat-specific factor 1 (The sequence of the model RefSeq protein was modified relative to this genomic sequence to represent the inferred CDS: deleted 2 bases in 1 codon) translates to MSDPSMANKDFMEQLRMQEMYERRNADGPDANTYIDPEDGTVYDWDPEKKAWFPKITEDFIAAYQANYGFTQDGDPDANIAAVSSSNTAAPETDSKSSGKKKPAEATEDQDPDQQSKEAKQKGEKRKAEQGWFDIEDTKNTNVYVSGLPPDVSTEEFVDIMSKCGILMRDPITEEYKVKLYKDKEGNLKGDGLCCYLKKESVALALRLIDESEVRGYRLHVEAARFELKGQYDVSKKKKKNKEYRKKMQAQQKQLDWRPERQGELRKRHEKVVIIRNMFHPSDFEEDPLELNEYREDLRSECEKFGEVKKVILFDRHPDGVASVAFKEPEQADACIESFNGRWFGGRQLVALLWDGTTDYQVEETSREREERLKGWSTFLEEALRASKTTPPSQQRATPPPLTTPLQNPQNPQTTEPVQQPKTEPLQQKQEEEAGSTDSSLAGSDDEEA, encoded by the exons ATGAGTGATCCATCAATGGCCAACAAAGATTTTATGGAGCAGCTGCGGATGCAGGAAATGTATGAGCGGAGAAACGCAGATGGCCCCGACGCCAACACCTACATTGACCCAGAGGATGGGACTGTCTATGACTGGGACCCAGAAAAGAAGGCttggttccctaaa ATAACAGAGGACTTCATTGCAGCCTACCAGGCCAACTATGGCTTCACTCAAGATGGAGATCCCGATGCCAATATCGCTGCAGTGAGCAGCTCCAACACTGCAGCCCCAGAAACAGACAGCAAGTCATCAGGAAAGAAGAAACCAGCAGAGGCAACTGAGGACCAGGACCCAGACCAGCAGTCTAAAGAAGCCAAACAGAAAGGGGAGAAAAGGAAAGCAGAACAAG GATGGTTCGATATCGAGGacactaaaaacacaaatgtctacGTATCAG GCTTGCCTCCTGATGTCAGCACTGAGGAGTTTGTTGACATAATGTCCAAGTGCGGCATTCTTATGAGGGACCCCATCACTGAAGAGTACAAAGTCAAACTCTACAAGGACAAAGAGGGAAATCTGAAGGGAGATGGCCTCTGCTGCTATCTCAAG AAGGAGTCTGTGGCATTGGCATTGCGTCTGATTGACGAGTCAGAGGTCCGCGGTTACAGACTGCACGTGGAAGCAGCACGGTTTGAGCTAAAGGGCCAATATGATGtcagcaagaagaagaagaaaaacaaagagtatAGGAAGAAGATGCAGGCGCAACAAAA aCAGCTGGACTGGAGGCCAGAGAGGCAAGGAGAATTGAGGAAGCGGCATGAAAAAGTGGTCATTATTAGGAACATGTTCCACCCCAGTGACTTTGAG GAAGACCCGCTGGAGTTGAACGAGTATCGTGAGGATCTGCGGTCAGAGTGTGAGAAGTTTGGGGAGGTCAAGAAAGTCATCCTCTTTGAT AGACACCCAGATGGCGTGGCATCTGTCGCATTTAAGGAGCCCGAACAAGCCGATGCCTGCATTGAGTCGTTCAATGGGCGGTGGTTCGGAGGGAGGCAGCTCGTTGCTTTGCTTTGGGATGGAACGACAGACTATCAG GTGGAAGAGACGTCCCGTGAGCGAGAGGAGCGACTAAAGGGTTGGTCTACTTTCCTGGAGGAGGCACTCCGGGCCAGCAAAACAACACCTCCAAGCCAGCAGAGGGCGACACCACCACCATTAACAACACCACTACAGAACCCACAGAACCCCCAA ACCACAGAGCCTGTACAGCAACCAAAGACAGAACCACTGCAacagaaacaggaggaggaagcaggatCTACAGACAGCAGCCTGGCAGGAAGTGACGATGAGGAAGCCTAG